The window ACCGCGTCCAGGCCGTACGCCCCGAGCGCGAAGGCGTCGTTGGCCTCGACGAGGAGACTGCGGCCGTCGGCCGTGACGCCGAAGTCGAGGGAGTAGGCGGCCGGGGCGCCGATGTAAGCGGCGACCGCCCGCCGCACGGTGTCGTGGTCCGGCGCGAGTGACCACTCGCCCTTGTAGTGGGCGAGCCCGACGACGCGGCCGCGGCGGACGAAGTACCGCCACTCCGAAACGAACGCCACCGGCTCGGCCGCCGACACGCCCAGATCGTCGTCCAGGTGCTGCAGCTGCTGTAATTTCGCCTCACCCGCCACGACACACCCGGCGAACGACTTGGTCTCCGTCAAGGGCCAGGCAGCGTAGCTGGCTTCCCTGGCGATCTCGCCGCAGCACACAGCGATACGGTCAGTCAATTAACCCGTGCAACGGGCCGCCCGCCGCGCACATCTCGTCTACTCGCTTCGAGACGGCCGGAGCCTCTTCGAGTGGCGGCGCCATGTGCGGTTTGAGCCGGGCGTCGATCACCAACGGGCCTCGACAGCCGTAATGCTTTCGGTGCGTCGCACCGTCCACACCCAGGATGTCGGCGGCAGGGTTCGATCGCGTGAACGTCACCCAGAGCCAATTGTTCAACGACCGCGCGGCGAATTCGTTTTCGTCCACGATTACGATCAACGGAAACAATCCGAGATTCGGATTCCGCAGCCCGAACTCACCGACGAACCGCACCAGATCCGGATGATACTCGGCAACAGTTGCGGCCCCAAATCCGGGACCGCGAACGACAAGTACTCCGGAAAGGGCGACGCGCGGGTCGGTGAACCCGGCCGGAAGACTCAGGTTCGCGGGCACCTGTTTGCCGAGTTCGCGGCGTTTCGGGCCGGCGACAGCAATCACCACCTTCGACCCCGCGTTTAATCCTTCCCCGGCCGAGTAATCCAGTGTGTCGATCGTGGTTCGGGTGTGGAAGTGCAGGTCGCGAGCCCAATCGACTCGCTCTAGGACATGGCGGAACACCGCCGGCACGTCGTGGACGTCGAGGGTCGGGTCGTCTTCCCGGGCGACGATCAGTAGATATTTCGCCAGCGAGAGTTGCCCTTGGCCGAGGATCGCGCTGGCGAGGGTCAGCAGCTCTTGCGGCCGCCGCGTCTCGGCATACGGGACGTATCGTTCACTCCCGATCGCTAATAACAGTGGGTGGACGCCCGCCGCGTCGACCGCGTGGACCGCGTGGACGCCCGGCAACACCGTCGGGATCACCGGGCCCGTCAACTCGTGGATGAACTCGCCAAACGACGTGTCTTCCTGCGGCGGGCGGCCGACGACCGTGAACGGCCAGATCGCGCCGGGCCGGTGGTACACCGCCTCGACCGTCATCACCGGAAATGGGTGAGTCAGACTGTAATACCCCAGGTGGTCGCCGAACGGCCCCTCGGGTTTCGTCCGCGTCGGGTCGATCGTGCCCGCGATGACGAAATCGGCCTCGGCCGGGACCGGAAGTTGCCCGCCCCGGGGGTACACCATCCGGAGCCGGCGCCCCCCGAGGGCGCCGGCGAACGCCAGTTCCGGTACCCCTTCGGGCAGCGGCATGACCGCGCTCACGGCCAGCGCCGGCGGGCCGCCGACGACGACGTTCACCCGCAAACGTTCGCCCCTCGCCACGGCCGCCGCGTGGTGGACGCCGATGCCCCGGTGGATCTGGTAGTGCATGCCGACTTCGCGGTCCGGCTCGTACTCGTTCCCGGACAACTGCACCCGGTACATGCCCAAGTTCGAGTGTGCCCACCCCGGCCGATCCGGGTGTTCGGTATACACCTGCGGGAGTGTCACAAACGCTCCCCCATCCTGCGGCCAGCATTTGAGTTGCGGCAGCCGCGAGGTGGTCGTCGTGTGCGCGAGGATGGGACCGGACCGGACGAACTTCGGCCGCGCCCGCCACGCGGCCAGGGGAGCGTCCCAATACCGCCACGGGTGCTTGAGTGCGGCGCCTGGGTCGGTCTTGAGGGCGACCAATTTGCGGACACTCGAAAGCGCGTCGCGGAAGAGGAAGCGCGTCCGTTCGATCGTCCCGAAGAGGTTGCAGAGCATCGGGAAGGTCGTACCGGTCGGCCGGGTGAATAAAACCGCGGGACCACCCCGGCGGTAGAGGCGGCGTTGAATCTCGGCCATTTCCAGGTGCGGGTCGACCGGGGCGTCGATGCGAACGAGGTGGCCGTGGCGTTCCAGGTCGGTTACCGCTTCTGTCAGATTAAGGTGCCCCATCCGCCCGGTCTCTCGCGCCCGTGAAATCGCACTATTCCGATTGTGCGGAAGACCAACCGTAGTCCGCCGAAAGACCGTAACTGCTTCCGTTTGACCTGTTCGGAGTTGCCGACCTACGGTTCCTGTGGGCCGTTCTCACCTCGCCACGGTTCGCTCACCCATGCCCGCACCGACCCGCCTCGATACCGATTTGCTAGCCGAGTGCGAAGCCGAGGCGCGGCGACACTATGCCTCGCTCCTCGCCGCGCTCGGTCGTGCAGTACACTCGGATGCGGGGGCGATCGGTATGTGGTTGACCGAAGCCTCCCGGTCGGCCGACCGTCTCTTCGAGAGCCTGGCGACGGCCCGCGCGACCGGCCGGTTCCTGGCTCTCGCGCCCGCGGCGTTTCACTCCGACATGGAATCGCGATTCCCGTTCGCGACCGCCGGAACCCAGGATCTCGTTCAGACTTTGGTTCAACTGGCGGCCTACTCGGGTGCGACATCGGAACAAATCGAGCGGATGGATGAGGTCGTGCGTCAACTCGGCGCGTTGAGTGGTGGGCTGAAAATCGCGCCGCGCGAGAGTGAATATTGCCGCGCCGCCTGAACGAAGTTCGCGCCCGGCAGACGATATTGCCAAGCACGTAAAGAAATTCGCAAGAACAGTTATTGCTGAACCCGGCTACCTCTCAAATTGATTCTATACTGCTTCGCGGTCACTACGGGGCGCACGACGCGCTTCTCTCC is drawn from Fimbriiglobus ruber and contains these coding sequences:
- a CDS encoding ATP-grasp domain-containing protein → MTDRIAVCCGEIAREASYAAWPLTETKSFAGCVVAGEAKLQQLQHLDDDLGVSAAEPVAFVSEWRYFVRRGRVVGLAHYKGEWSLAPDHDTVRRAVAAYIGAPAAYSLDFGVTADGRSLLVEANDAFALGAYGLDAVVYAEMLEDRWLELVGLPFGVGGRRYSSPRRRRLSLA
- a CDS encoding UbiD family decarboxylase, with amino-acid sequence MGHLNLTEAVTDLERHGHLVRIDAPVDPHLEMAEIQRRLYRRGGPAVLFTRPTGTTFPMLCNLFGTIERTRFLFRDALSSVRKLVALKTDPGAALKHPWRYWDAPLAAWRARPKFVRSGPILAHTTTTSRLPQLKCWPQDGGAFVTLPQVYTEHPDRPGWAHSNLGMYRVQLSGNEYEPDREVGMHYQIHRGIGVHHAAAVARGERLRVNVVVGGPPALAVSAVMPLPEGVPELAFAGALGGRRLRMVYPRGGQLPVPAEADFVIAGTIDPTRTKPEGPFGDHLGYYSLTHPFPVMTVEAVYHRPGAIWPFTVVGRPPQEDTSFGEFIHELTGPVIPTVLPGVHAVHAVDAAGVHPLLLAIGSERYVPYAETRRPQELLTLASAILGQGQLSLAKYLLIVAREDDPTLDVHDVPAVFRHVLERVDWARDLHFHTRTTIDTLDYSAGEGLNAGSKVVIAVAGPKRRELGKQVPANLSLPAGFTDPRVALSGVLVVRGPGFGAATVAEYHPDLVRFVGEFGLRNPNLGLFPLIVIVDENEFAARSLNNWLWVTFTRSNPAADILGVDGATHRKHYGCRGPLVIDARLKPHMAPPLEEAPAVSKRVDEMCAAGGPLHGLID